The following are encoded together in the Daucus carota subsp. sativus chromosome 5, DH1 v3.0, whole genome shotgun sequence genome:
- the LOC108223815 gene encoding polyphenol oxidase I, chloroplastic yields the protein MASLQLPTCTSHFYANSTAAEKSSATRFLLNRPNRKHINFRKTLSCRAAKEQEDENKARSESKLDRRDVLVGLGGLYGSAAVRQDAFAAPVDATNCSTAGTLPSCTNVKDQKCCPPPNPNISDYVLPEYRSLRTRPAAHLANRKYVEKYNKALKIMRSLPNEHPHSFAQQAAIHCAYCDSAYEMVGFPNAKIDVHFSWLFFPFHRWYLYFYERILGKLIGDPDFAIPYWNWDAKAGVSVPDMFNNRDSPLYDKLRNDDSQLKMDLNYDYKDAANYVSPVGKQLIESNKSLMYTSMVSARTPTLFFGQVYRGGDAQINGPGTIERQPHTAVHVLMGDRNQINGEDMGRFYSAGRDPIFYSHHANVDRLWNIWKRLPGKNRKDFDQTDYLDSAFLFYDENEKLVRVKIRDCLDSSKLGYDYEKVPLEWLNSRAPRKAPRKKAGVANAAEVFPKADEVFPKVLDGLIKVTVPRPKKSRSKEEKEDAEEILVIDGIEYDGNEYVKFDVYINDEDEIESGPNNAEFAGTFSNVPSVSKLRTKASLTFGINELLEDLDADGDETLVVALVPRTGKGKVTIGGARIIISSE from the coding sequence ATGGCCTCTCTTCAGTTACCAACCTGCACTTCACATTTTTACGCAAATTCTACCGCAGCCGAAAAATCCTCAGCCACCCGGTTTTTGTTAAACCGCCCAAACcgtaaacatataaattttaggAAAACATTGTCATGCAGAGCTGCCAAAGAACAAGAAGACGAGAACAAGGCGCGGAGCGAGTCTAAATTGGACCGGAGAGATGTGCTTGTAGGTCTGGGAGGCTTATACGGTTCAGCTGCGGTGCGTCAAGACGCGTTCGCCGCACCTGTGGACGCGACGAATTGTAGCACGGCAGGCACTTTGCCGAGCTGCACGAACGTGAAAGATCAAAAATGCTGCCCTCCCCCGAATCCGAACATAAGTGATTATGTTCTGCCCGAATACAGATCCTTGCGGACTAGGCCAGCGGCTCATTTGGCGAACAGGAAGTATGTTGAGAAGTATAATAAGGCGCTGAAAATTATGAGATCTCTGCCGAATGAACATCCGCATAGCTTCGCACAACAAGCTGCGATTCATTGCGCTTATTGTGACTCCGCTTACGAAATGGTTGGCTTCCCGAATGCGAAAATCGACGTCCATTTCAGCTGGCTGTTCTTCCCGTTTCACAGATGGTACTTGTACTTTTACGAGAGAATATTGGGAAAACTCATCGGGGATCCGGATTTTGCGATACCGTATTGGAACTGGGATGCGAAGGCCGGGGTCTCGGTTCCTGACATGTTCAACAATCGGGACTCTCCGCTCTATGATAAACTACGGAATGACGATAGCCAATTAAAGATGGATCTCAACTACGATTATAAGGATGCGGCGAACTATGTAAGTCCTGTCGGCAAGCAACTTATCGAATCGAATAAGAGTTTGATGTATACATCGATGGTGAGTGCGAGGACTCCTACATTGTTCTTTGGACAAGTCTACCGTGGGGGAGATGCTCAGATTAATGGACCTGGGACGATAGAGAGACAACCACATACCGCGGTGCACGTACTAATGGGGGACCGAAACCAAATTAATGGAGAGGACATGGGACGATTCTATTCGGCTGGTCGAGACCCAATCTTCTATTCTCATCATGCGAATGTGGATAGATTGTGGAATATTTGGAAGCGCCTCCCGGGCAAAAATCGCAAAGATTTCGATCAGACTGATTATTTGGACTCGGCTTTTCTGTTCTATGATGAGAACGAGAAGCTGGTGAGAGTCAAGATTCGAGACTGTCTTGATTCTTCGAAGCTGGGATACGATTACGAGAAAGTTCCTCTCGAATGGCTCAACTCTCGGGCACCACGGAAGGCACCTCGAAAGAAGGCCGGGGTGGCGAATGCTGCGGAAGTCTTCCCCAAAGCGGACGAGGTCTTTCCCAAAGTGCTGGACGGTTTGATTAAAGTGACCGTTCCAAGGCCTAAGAAGTCGAGGAGCAAAGAGGAAAAGGAGGACGCGGAGGAGATATTGGTGATAGATGGAATTGAGTATGATGGAAACGAGTATgttaaatttgatgtttatatcAATGACGAAGATGAGATTGAGAGCGGACCTAACAATGCAGAGTTTGCTGGAACGTTTTCAAATGTACCTTCCGTATCTAAGTTAAGAACAAAAGCTTCTCTTACTTTCGGGATTAATGAGCTTCTGGAAGATTTGGATGCTGATGGTGACGAAACTCTGGTGGTGGCTTTGGTTCCGAGAACCGGCAAAGGTAAAGTTACCATTGGCGGAGCTAGGATTATCATCTCTTCTGAGTGA
- the LOC108220626 gene encoding polyphenol oxidase, chloroplastic, with amino-acid sequence MASLQYLPLRAANLHTNANTTDKSSTSQLFLNHQKRNRFFSKNLSCRAAKESDGSQEDARSKSRSFQNVEGGKFDRRDILLGLGGLYGTTAVSQAAFAAPVDATKCGNADTLPTCTNIKDANCCPPPNPNITDYVLPVNQPLRVRPAAQLADNKYIEKYNKAMKIMRSLPKDHPHSFAQQAAIHCAYCDSAYEMVGFPNVKMDVHFSWLFFPFHRWYLHFYEKILGKLIGDPTFAIPYWNWDSPDGMPIPAMFADHNSPLFDKLRDDNHQPPLKIDLNYSKSTPSPVGDELIQANYKVMYNQMVSSSKTPELFFGGAYRGGEAQVKAAGAIENQPHTQLHIWTGDPEQKYGEDMGRFFSAGRDPLFYSHHANVDRMWNIWKTLPGKNRKDIDDPDWLDSAFLFYDENEKLVRVKVRDCVDTKKMGYVYQDVPLPWLGSRPPPKAKGKGKGRGNKAGVANAAEAPQVFPNASEVLPQVLNGLIKVSIPRPKKSRSQEEKEDAEEILVIDGIEYDGNEYVKFDVFLNDEDEVESGPNNAEFAGSYSNVPSISNNRVKVSMSLGITELLEDVGADDDDNVVVALVPRTGKGKVTIGGAKIIISS; translated from the coding sequence ATGGCTTCTTTGCAGTACCTACCACTCAGAGCTGCCAATCTTCACACCAACGCCAACACTACTGACAAATCCTCCACCTCCCAATTGTTCTTGAACCACCAAAAACGCAACCGTTTCTTCTCGAAAAACCTGTCATGCAGAGCCGCAAAGGAGAGTGATGGTAGCCAAGAAGATGCTAGGAGCAAATCTAGAAGCTTCCAGAATGTGGAGGGAGGAAAGTTCGACAGGAGGGACATTCTGCTTGGTCTCGGAGGTCTGTATGGAACAACCGCCGTGAGTCAGGCGGCGTTCGCGGCTCCGGTGGACGCTACCAAGTGCGGCAATGCAGACACTTTGCCGACATGCACGAACATAAAAGATGCGAATTGCTGCCCTCCCCCGAATCCGAATATAACTGATTACGTACTTCCGGTTAATCAGCCCTTGCGGGTTAGGCCAGCAGCTCAGCTGGCGGATAACAAATATATAGAGAAGTATAACAAAGCGATGAAGATCATGCGATCTCTGCCGAAAGACCATCCTCATAGCTTCGCGCAGCAAGCGGCGATTCATTGCGCTTATTGcgactcggcttatgagatggtgGGCTTTCCGAATGTGAAAATGGACGTGCATTTCTCGTGGTTGTTCTTCCCGTTTCATAGATGGTACTTGCATTTTTACGAGAAGATTTTGGGGAAATTGATCGGTGATCCTACTTTCGCGATTCCCTACTGGAACTGGGATTCGCCTGATGGGATGCCGATCCCGGCTATGTTTGCAGATCACAACTCTCCACTATTTGATAAGTTGCGAGATGATAATCATCAGCCGCCGCTTAAAATTGATCTAAACTATAGCAAGTCGACTCCGAGTCCTGTAGGTGACGAATTGATCCAGGCGAATTACAAAGTGATGTATAATCAGATGGTTTCGAGCAGCAAGACTCCTGAGCTGTTCTTCGGGGGAGCCTACCGCGGGGGAGAAGCGCAGGTGAAAGCGGCCGGGGCAATTGAGAACCAGCCGCATACTCAGCTGCACATATGGACCGGTGATCCCGAGCAGAAATATGGTGAGGACATGGGGAGATTCTTTTCGGCGGGTCGAGATCCGCTTTTCTATTCGCATCATGCGAATGTGGACCGAATGTGGAATATTTGGAAGACGCTCCCTGGTAAAAACCGCAAAGACATCGACGATCCGGACTGGTTGGATTCGGCTTTTCTGTTCTACGACGAGAATGAGAAGCTCGTGAGAGTCAAGGTCCGGGACTGTGTCGATACGAAGAAGATGGGGTATGTTTACCAGGACGTTCCTCTTCCGTGGCTCGGCTCTCGGCCTCCCCCGAAAGCTAAGGGTAAAGGCAAGGGCCGCGGAAACAAGGCAGGGGTCGCGAATGCAGCCGAAGCTCCTCAGGTCTTTCCGAATGCTAGTGAAGTCCTTCCCCAAGTATTGAACGGCCTAATCAAAGTCTCAATTCCCAGGCCGAAGAAGTCGAGGAGCCAGGAGGAGAAAGAGGACGCAGAGGAGATCCTCGTGATCGATGGAATTGAATACGATGGAAACGAGTACGTCAAATTTGATGTGTTTCTCAACGACGAAGATGAGGTTGAGAGCGGACCTAACAATGCAGAGTTTGCGGGATCATATTCAAATGTACCATCCATATCAAACAATAGAGTGAAAGTGTCCATGAGTTTGGGGATAACCGAGCTTCTGGAGGACGTTGGTGCCGATGACGACGACAATGTGGTGGTGGCCTTGGTTCCGAGAACCGGGAAAGGCAAAGTCACCATTGGCGGCGCCAAGATTATCATCTCTTCTTGA